One part of the Candidatus Binataceae bacterium genome encodes these proteins:
- the glk gene encoding glucokinase — translation MARLVLAGDVGGTKTLLGIFAEDHRHLVRVREARFATPQFSSLESICAEFLGPARAGEIAAACFGVPGPVIGGTATPSNIRWGISDKSISSALGGVPVTLINDLGATAQGVIHLPESDSVVINPGASLLYGNIAVIAAGTGLGEAALLAAKGGRYQLVSSEGGHSSFAPVGDEQIELLRFLEREFGHVSWERVLSGAGLVNIYRFLRARISAPEPQWLSTALAAGDPAEMISEAGLSGRDSVCTHAVEMFCAMYGAEAGNLALKVLALGGVFLCGGIAPKILRGLQGGEFMRGFTGKGRLATMLKQIEVRVVTNPDVALLGAAHSARAML, via the coding sequence ATGGCTCGGCTGGTGCTCGCGGGCGACGTCGGGGGAACCAAAACCCTGCTCGGAATTTTTGCCGAGGATCATCGACACCTCGTCCGGGTACGCGAGGCCCGTTTTGCAACCCCGCAATTCTCGTCCCTGGAGAGTATCTGCGCGGAATTCCTCGGCCCGGCTCGTGCGGGTGAAATTGCCGCCGCGTGCTTTGGCGTACCCGGACCGGTAATCGGCGGCACGGCGACCCCGAGCAATATTCGCTGGGGGATTTCCGACAAGTCGATATCGAGCGCCTTGGGCGGGGTTCCGGTGACGCTGATCAATGACCTCGGCGCGACTGCGCAGGGCGTTATTCATTTGCCCGAATCCGATTCAGTGGTGATCAATCCCGGAGCGAGTCTGCTCTACGGGAACATTGCGGTGATTGCGGCCGGCACCGGACTGGGCGAAGCCGCGCTGCTTGCCGCCAAAGGTGGTCGCTATCAACTAGTTTCATCGGAGGGCGGCCACTCTAGTTTCGCTCCGGTCGGCGACGAACAAATCGAGCTGCTGCGGTTCCTCGAACGCGAATTCGGGCACGTCAGTTGGGAGCGGGTGCTCTCCGGCGCGGGACTGGTCAATATCTATCGTTTTCTGCGCGCCCGCATTTCCGCGCCCGAGCCGCAATGGCTTAGCACGGCGCTGGCTGCGGGCGACCCCGCAGAAATGATAAGCGAAGCGGGACTCAGCGGGCGCGATAGCGTATGCACTCACGCGGTAGAGATGTTTTGCGCTATGTACGGGGCGGAGGCGGGAAATTTGGCGCTCAAGGTGCTGGCTCTCGGCGGAGTGTTTCTGTGTGGCGGAATTGCTCCGAAAATACTGCGCGGCCTGCAGGGCGGCGAATTCATGCGCGGGTTCACCGGCAAGGGGCGGCTGGCCACGATGCTTAAACAAATCGAGGTGCGGGTGGTCACCAATCCGGATGTCGCGCTACTGGGCGCGGCACATTCGGCCCGCGCAATGCTATAA